One Nostoc sp. UHCC 0302 DNA window includes the following coding sequences:
- a CDS encoding reverse transcriptase-like protein has translation MHYYSRPGLNYHSCNYVTVYCYAISRKNPGWSIATTYNLDGKILATARQYLGNVPEKIAEYQSIILGLKISQELNFRQVMLCSTNQQIINQIDGFCNIDDLDLIPLYERVIILLSRFQFYKFEYRSWSKMNVMFSTIFEITENQKLLSRSKI, from the coding sequence ATGCATTACTATAGCCGCCCTGGGTTAAATTACCATTCATGTAACTATGTGACTGTTTACTGTTATGCCATATCTAGAAAAAATCCAGGCTGGTCTATTGCAACTACATATAACCTAGATGGCAAAATCCTCGCAACAGCACGCCAATACTTGGGGAACGTGCCTGAGAAAATTGCAGAATATCAAAGCATTATCTTGGGTTTGAAAATATCTCAAGAATTAAACTTTCGTCAGGTAATGCTTTGTAGTACTAATCAGCAAATTATAAATCAGATTGATGGTTTTTGTAATATTGATGATTTGGATTTAATACCACTTTATGAAAGAGTAATTATTCTTCTGAGCCGCTTTCAGTTTTACAAGTTTGAGTATAGGTCTTGGTCAAAAATGAATGTGATGTTTAGTACTATTTTTGAAATAACTGAAAATCAAAAACTTTTAAGTCGTTCTAAAATATAA
- a CDS encoding aromatic ring-hydroxylating dioxygenase subunit alpha, with amino-acid sequence MLKNFWYACEFSFAISNQPKQIVMLNQRFVLYRNSQGQVIALKDQCSHRGAALSMGWVEKDCLRCPYHGWKFQADGQCIEIPSNAPGIPISKRANVNSYPVQEKYGFIWVFYGNLPAEERPPIPPLPEYQDPTMHPIYLEYKMQANYTRVIENALDPAHLFAVHANSFGAGFAQDPRVEDYVIQDENWGMSAKITYKNYTKPKNGVFKSFFRPARTQLNAKTSFYLPNITKIESDFGRGKMINYAVHIPVNDNTTISKRIQFRNFFTHSWADSLFVKFHHKVGLEDRLVTESQYPKLIPDTLSTEVHVPADALTLAYRKLRQKYLAMGWNLKANDSNSDNCSQEQAQPSDVSLMN; translated from the coding sequence GTGCTAAAAAACTTCTGGTATGCTTGTGAATTTAGCTTTGCTATTAGTAACCAGCCCAAGCAAATTGTGATGTTAAACCAAAGATTTGTCCTCTACCGGAATTCTCAAGGGCAAGTCATAGCGTTGAAAGACCAGTGTTCCCATCGTGGTGCAGCATTATCTATGGGCTGGGTTGAAAAAGATTGTCTCCGTTGTCCCTATCATGGATGGAAATTTCAAGCTGATGGACAATGCATTGAAATTCCTTCCAATGCACCTGGAATACCTATCTCTAAAAGAGCTAATGTAAACAGTTATCCAGTACAAGAGAAATACGGTTTTATCTGGGTATTTTATGGAAATTTACCAGCAGAAGAACGCCCACCAATTCCACCCTTGCCAGAATATCAAGACCCAACTATGCATCCCATTTACTTGGAATATAAGATGCAAGCTAACTACACGCGGGTCATAGAAAATGCTCTTGATCCTGCCCATCTTTTTGCAGTTCATGCTAATTCTTTCGGAGCAGGATTTGCACAAGATCCAAGAGTAGAAGATTATGTAATCCAAGATGAGAATTGGGGAATGAGTGCTAAAATTACATACAAAAATTACACCAAACCTAAAAATGGTGTATTTAAATCTTTCTTTCGCCCAGCACGCACACAGCTAAATGCCAAGACTAGCTTTTATCTTCCCAACATAACTAAAATCGAGAGTGACTTTGGTCGTGGCAAAATGATTAATTATGCTGTCCACATTCCTGTTAATGACAACACAACCATTAGTAAGCGGATTCAATTTCGCAATTTTTTTACCCACTCTTGGGCAGATAGCTTATTCGTAAAATTTCACCACAAAGTTGGTTTAGAAGATAGGTTGGTAACCGAGTCCCAATACCCAAAATTAATACCTGATACTTTATCAACAGAAGTTCATGTTCCTGCTGATGCTTTAACCCTTGCCTATCGTAAGCTTCGCCAAAAATATTTAGCAATGGGTTGGAATTTAAAAGCAAATGATAGCAATTCAGATAACTGTAGCCAAGAGCAAGCACAACCTTCTGACGTCTCGTTGATGAACTAA
- a CDS encoding nucleoside deaminase produces the protein MKQEYFMNLALTEAKKGDAPYGAVIVKDNEVVAAAHNTVSRDSDPSAHAEINVIRSLTAKIKNPALEGYSIYTTGEPCPMCATACIWTGLSEIVYGASIQDLISLNQSQINISCEEVIAKSFRKIKVIKGVLKNECLELFK, from the coding sequence ATGAAGCAAGAATATTTTATGAACTTGGCATTAACAGAAGCAAAAAAAGGTGATGCTCCTTACGGTGCAGTAATTGTTAAAGATAACGAAGTTGTTGCCGCTGCTCATAATACTGTAAGTAGAGATAGCGATCCATCAGCTCATGCGGAAATCAATGTTATTCGTAGTTTAACAGCTAAAATTAAAAACCCTGCTTTAGAAGGTTATAGCATATATACAACTGGTGAACCTTGCCCAATGTGTGCAACGGCTTGTATTTGGACAGGTTTATCAGAAATTGTATATGGTGCTTCAATTCAAGATTTAATTTCGCTAAATCAGTCACAAATTAATATATCTTGCGAAGAGGTTATCGCTAAGTCATTTAGAAAGATAAAAGTAATCAAAGGAGTTTTAAAAAATGAATGTTTGGAATTGTTTAAATAG
- the hemF gene encoding oxygen-dependent coproporphyrinogen oxidase, producing the protein MTDVLEKPTAQQPRVRGVIDKIFRQMFENTCEALQVIDGKDFLEQSWTRNNKGVWTVGESSEDTIYIDRALHNGNVFEKVGVNYVAIEGELPPGTSFQQSGALPTAIADQMTSSRCNRFFATGSSFVIHPYNPMAPTAHVNYRYFQIGNGSQPIYWWFGGGADLTPAYLFEEDAVHFHQVHKEVCDKYDSSYYHRFKKSCDEYFHIPHRGENRGIGGIFFDHLNQGNPEKLLSFVTNCAEAFIPAYMPIVERRKDMNFTEENKNWQRLVRGRYAEFILSCDRGIRFGLASGMVKQQSVFNCMPPAASWQYDDQPIPGSQEAMLREVLKNPRNWL; encoded by the coding sequence ATGACCGATGTCCTAGAAAAACCAACGGCACAACAACCAAGAGTGCGTGGGGTAATCGATAAGATTTTTAGACAGATGTTTGAGAATACTTGCGAAGCTCTTCAAGTCATAGATGGTAAGGATTTCCTCGAACAGTCTTGGACTCGTAACAACAAGGGTGTGTGGACGGTTGGTGAAAGTAGTGAGGACACCATATATATTGACCGCGCTCTGCACAATGGCAATGTCTTTGAAAAGGTGGGAGTCAATTATGTTGCAATAGAGGGTGAATTGCCTCCTGGAACGTCTTTTCAGCAATCAGGTGCGCTCCCGACAGCAATAGCAGATCAAATGACTAGCAGTAGATGCAACCGCTTCTTTGCCACGGGTTCTAGCTTTGTGATTCATCCCTATAACCCGATGGCTCCTACCGCTCATGTCAACTATCGCTATTTCCAGATTGGTAATGGTAGTCAACCTATTTATTGGTGGTTTGGTGGTGGTGCTGATCTCACACCGGCGTACCTTTTCGAGGAAGATGCAGTTCATTTTCATCAGGTACATAAAGAAGTTTGCGACAAGTACGATTCTTCCTATTACCACCGCTTTAAAAAGTCGTGTGACGAGTACTTTCACATCCCACACCGCGGTGAAAACCGAGGTATAGGTGGAATTTTCTTCGACCATCTTAATCAAGGTAATCCAGAAAAACTTCTTTCTTTTGTCACAAATTGTGCTGAGGCTTTTATCCCTGCCTATATGCCGATTGTAGAAAGACGCAAGGATATGAACTTTACTGAAGAAAACAAAAACTGGCAGCGGCTTGTGCGTGGACGTTATGCCGAGTTTATATTGTCGTGCGATCGCGGCATTCGTTTTGGTCTAGCAAGCGGTATGGTTAAACAGCAAAGTGTGTTCAACTGTATGCCTCCTGCTGCTAGCTGGCAATATGACGACCAACCGATTCCTGGTAGTCAAGAAGCAATGCTCAGAGAAGTACTGAAGAATCCTCGTAATTGGTTATAG
- a CDS encoding ABC exporter membrane fusion protein, translating to MLQDSEEVRKPSLFPPYLRWLIALGIACMVGISAGVLYLARLSATTKRPAVTSQVKQVVISKVNALGRLEPAGEVIKISAPTNPSFGSGSRVAKLLVDEGTQVRSQQIIAILDNRDRLQANLIEAQQQARVAQFRLAQVKAGAKQGELAAIQANVRNLQAELDGEIQTQQATIARMQAELQNAEIEFRRNQTLYNEGAIAASALDSRKLALTSAQEQLSGAKAGLERTQRTLTAQIQEAKATLEKTAEVRPTDVATAQAEVDSAIATVDKIQAELDLAYIRAPKAGQILRIIAHPGETVGNEGIVELGQTERMFAVAEIYESDIAKIRPGQSASISSPSNAFPGKLGGTVDQIGLKVAKKDVLDSDPTTATDARVIEVKIRLDQAASRQVARFTNLQVNVEVNL from the coding sequence ATGTTGCAAGACTCTGAGGAAGTTAGAAAACCATCTCTATTTCCACCCTATTTACGCTGGTTAATTGCTTTAGGTATTGCCTGCATGGTGGGGATATCAGCAGGAGTTTTATATTTAGCCCGTCTATCAGCTACAACTAAACGTCCAGCAGTTACTTCACAAGTTAAACAAGTAGTTATTTCCAAAGTAAATGCATTGGGAAGATTGGAGCCAGCAGGTGAAGTAATTAAGATTTCGGCTCCTACTAATCCTAGTTTTGGTAGTGGTAGCCGTGTAGCTAAACTGTTAGTTGATGAAGGCACACAGGTACGATCGCAACAAATCATTGCTATTTTAGATAATCGCGATCGCCTGCAAGCTAATTTGATAGAAGCACAACAGCAAGCTAGAGTTGCCCAATTTCGTCTTGCTCAGGTCAAAGCAGGAGCAAAACAAGGTGAACTTGCAGCCATACAAGCGAATGTGAGAAATCTGCAAGCCGAGTTAGATGGTGAAATCCAAACTCAGCAGGCTACTATCGCTCGTATGCAAGCAGAGTTGCAGAATGCAGAGATAGAATTTCGTCGCAACCAAACTCTTTATAATGAAGGAGCGATCGCTGCTTCTGCACTAGACAGTCGCAAACTAGCTCTCACAAGCGCTCAAGAACAGTTAAGCGGTGCTAAGGCAGGTTTAGAACGAACTCAACGCACACTCACTGCACAGATTCAAGAAGCCAAAGCCACCTTAGAAAAAACAGCCGAAGTTCGTCCTACAGATGTAGCAACAGCACAAGCAGAAGTAGATAGTGCTATTGCTACAGTTGATAAAATTCAAGCCGAACTCGATTTGGCATATATTCGCGCACCAAAAGCCGGTCAAATTCTGCGAATTATTGCTCATCCTGGTGAAACAGTAGGAAACGAAGGAATTGTCGAACTTGGGCAAACTGAGCGGATGTTTGCAGTAGCAGAAATTTACGAAAGTGATATTGCCAAGATTCGCCCAGGGCAAAGTGCTAGTATTAGCAGTCCCAGCAATGCCTTCCCCGGTAAGTTAGGCGGAACAGTTGATCAAATTGGTTTAAAAGTTGCTAAGAAAGATGTGCTGGATAGCGATCCAACAACGGCAACAGATGCCAGAGTAATTGAGGTCAAAATTCGTTTAGATCAAGCTGCGAGTAGGCAGGTTGCTCGCTTTACTAATCTTCAGGTTAATGTTGAAGTTAATTTATGA
- a CDS encoding plasmid partition protein ParG — protein MAQGEASIRVYLSPETKDRFKTVCFFKGLNMSDVTAELIENWLAKNDLDLPISQRNAPSTKSKKREGLG, from the coding sequence GTGGCACAAGGAGAAGCTTCGATTAGGGTTTACCTATCGCCTGAAACAAAAGACAGGTTTAAAACAGTTTGCTTTTTTAAAGGACTCAATATGTCTGACGTTACAGCCGAACTCATTGAGAATTGGTTAGCCAAAAATGATCTGGATCTACCAATTTCCCAAAGAAATGCTCCTTCAACCAAAAGTAAGAAGCGTGAAGGGTTAGGATGA
- a CDS encoding FAD-binding protein, with the protein MSSIISDLKHLIEGEVSNTKEDLEAVSHDFGGIIQKRPQIVVRPQNSTDIAKAIKYAANQELTISSRAAGHSLSGQSLNQDGILLDMRNLNQIHEFHADELWFKADAGVTWKQIVDTSIPYGVIPPVLTNNFEVTLGGTLSAGGLGLSSFRYGSQADNCLGLEVVTGTGDIVWCTSEHNSELFYHVLCGYGQFGIITKVQNRLRKYRPYTRSYSLCYDDLDTLLNDQRFLISEGLIDGLVSLFSPCLLGVSRVNEKGIRPLIQWFYRMQITLEVNSVKDINEQKLLSNLNFYRHIHTEDLAFDKFIQPIAQVTRSVGTANSWIDVLLPSSVAKEYIDIALERIPTFTDFRTIPVGSFCLLSGNTKMPMFPLPDDELIIGLGMYPTIPKAQVKPVLEQLNLLTDLALEMGGKRYMATWVEFDLPRWRLQFGNSWSKINEIKRKYDPNGILNPGFFKYEEIAQIDKSSLYSRIQEPEVSIHK; encoded by the coding sequence ATGAGTAGCATTATTTCAGATTTAAAACATCTTATTGAAGGCGAAGTCAGCAATACTAAAGAAGACTTAGAGGCTGTGTCTCATGATTTTGGTGGCATTATTCAAAAACGGCCTCAAATTGTTGTTCGTCCTCAAAACTCTACTGATATTGCTAAAGCCATAAAGTATGCTGCAAATCAAGAGTTAACTATTTCATCACGGGCTGCGGGTCATTCATTAAGTGGTCAATCTTTGAACCAAGATGGAATTCTCTTAGATATGAGAAATCTTAATCAAATTCATGAATTCCACGCGGATGAACTTTGGTTCAAAGCTGATGCTGGCGTTACTTGGAAGCAAATAGTTGATACTTCAATACCGTATGGTGTGATTCCTCCTGTCCTCACAAATAACTTTGAAGTAACTTTAGGCGGAACTCTCTCAGCAGGCGGTTTAGGATTGAGTTCTTTTCGTTATGGTTCTCAAGCTGACAATTGTTTAGGTTTGGAAGTTGTAACTGGAACAGGTGATATTGTCTGGTGTACATCAGAACATAATAGCGAACTTTTCTATCACGTTCTTTGTGGTTATGGTCAGTTTGGCATCATTACCAAAGTACAAAATCGGCTGAGAAAATACCGCCCCTATACTCGCAGCTATTCTCTTTGTTATGACGACTTAGACACTCTTTTAAATGATCAGCGTTTTCTGATTTCAGAAGGACTGATTGATGGTTTAGTATCTTTATTTTCTCCATGTTTATTAGGAGTATCTAGAGTAAATGAAAAGGGAATACGGCCCTTAATACAATGGTTTTACAGGATGCAAATTACTCTAGAAGTCAATTCTGTAAAAGATATAAATGAGCAAAAATTACTTTCTAACTTAAATTTCTATCGTCACATCCACACTGAAGACCTGGCTTTTGACAAGTTTATCCAACCGATAGCGCAAGTAACTCGTTCTGTAGGTACTGCTAATTCTTGGATAGACGTTCTGCTGCCAAGTTCAGTTGCTAAAGAATATATTGATATTGCTCTTGAGCGCATACCTACTTTCACGGACTTCCGAACTATACCTGTTGGTTCATTTTGTCTACTTTCTGGCAATACTAAAATGCCTATGTTCCCTTTACCCGATGATGAGTTAATTATCGGATTGGGGATGTATCCTACTATCCCTAAAGCCCAAGTAAAACCGGTTTTAGAGCAGTTAAATCTACTTACTGACCTTGCTTTAGAAATGGGTGGCAAAAGATATATGGCTACTTGGGTAGAATTTGACCTTCCACGCTGGCGACTTCAATTTGGTAATTCCTGGTCTAAAATTAATGAAATTAAAAGGAAATATGACCCTAATGGAATACTAAACCCTGGCTTTTTCAAGTATGAAGAAATCGCACAGATAGATAAGAGCAGTCTTTACAGTAGAATTCAGGAGCCAGAAGTCAGTATTCACAAGTAA
- a CDS encoding aromatic ring-hydroxylating dioxygenase subunit alpha, with product MKNFWYACEFSSAVTNKPKQIVILNQRFVLYRNSQGQVIALKDQCPHRGAALSLGWVEQGCIRCPYHGWKFQADGKCIEIPSNGTGTPIPKRASVDSYPIKEKYGFVWLFYGDLPAEERPPLPNFPEYMVSTMRPVYDEGIDNANYARLMEANLDFTHVIAVHKKSFGQRIPINKTIKYKVDKYDWGAVAKVKYESLSNSKSLLNFLLGGRPELNTRLTLYLPNVTLAEISIGRNNRFDIKFGILVAHLPIDDKTTYVKRVLYRNILPLPWLDGFFRKLDHKLAQEDTVVVATLDSQSMPKISEELHVAADALDITFRKFLQKHLTSSSVSNRNGHNHFIDESSESFQIR from the coding sequence TTGAAAAACTTTTGGTATGCTTGTGAATTTAGTTCAGCTGTTACTAACAAGCCCAAGCAAATTGTGATATTAAATCAAAGATTTGTTCTTTACCGCAATTCTCAAGGACAAGTAATTGCTTTGAAAGATCAGTGTCCTCATCGTGGTGCAGCCTTGTCTTTAGGCTGGGTTGAACAAGGCTGTATCCGTTGTCCTTATCATGGATGGAAATTTCAAGCTGATGGAAAATGCATTGAAATACCTTCCAATGGAACCGGAACACCTATTCCCAAAAGAGCTAGTGTAGACAGCTACCCAATAAAAGAAAAATATGGTTTTGTCTGGCTGTTTTATGGAGATTTGCCAGCAGAAGAACGTCCTCCATTGCCAAATTTTCCAGAATACATGGTATCGACTATGCGTCCTGTTTATGATGAGGGCATAGATAATGCTAACTATGCTCGACTCATGGAAGCTAATCTTGATTTTACTCATGTCATAGCAGTTCACAAGAAATCTTTTGGTCAGAGAATCCCAATCAACAAAACTATTAAGTATAAAGTTGATAAATATGATTGGGGCGCAGTTGCTAAAGTCAAGTATGAATCCTTAAGTAACTCAAAAAGTTTGTTGAACTTTCTACTTGGTGGACGTCCAGAGTTAAACACAAGATTGACTTTATATCTCCCTAATGTTACCTTAGCGGAAATTAGCATAGGTAGAAATAATAGGTTTGATATCAAGTTCGGCATTTTAGTTGCTCACCTGCCGATTGATGACAAAACTACTTATGTTAAACGCGTTTTGTATCGCAATATTTTACCTCTCCCTTGGTTAGATGGATTTTTTAGGAAGCTTGACCACAAACTAGCCCAAGAGGACACAGTAGTGGTAGCTACTTTAGACTCTCAATCAATGCCCAAAATATCAGAAGAACTTCATGTTGCTGCTGATGCTTTAGATATTACTTTTCGTAAGTTTCTCCAAAAGCATTTAACTTCATCTTCTGTGTCTAACCGAAATGGTCACAATCACTTTATTGATGAATCCTCAGAATCTTTTCAAATAAGGTAA
- a CDS encoding ion transporter, with product MLLSREQTEFYLTDLETPIGKAINLTLAALVLISSVIFVAETYNIPDSVRFQLDVVDTAIVIIFVVEYLLRLWSAENKVKYIFSFYAIIDLMAILPFFLGAVDIRFIRLLRWFRILRLIRFIDRKFLFASISTEDGMIFSRILFTLFAIIFIYSGLIYQVEHPVNREKFGTFLDAFYFSVVTMTTVGFGDVIPISELGRLLTVLMILTGIALIPWQVGDLIKRLVKTANQVEIVCLNCGLAYHDIDAGFCKRCGAKLPTSRVE from the coding sequence ATGTTACTGAGTAGAGAACAAACAGAGTTTTACTTAACAGACCTAGAAACACCAATAGGTAAAGCAATTAATTTAACACTTGCTGCCTTAGTTCTAATATCATCAGTAATTTTTGTAGCAGAAACTTATAATATTCCTGATTCTGTTCGGTTCCAATTAGATGTAGTAGATACAGCGATAGTTATAATTTTCGTAGTAGAATATCTACTCCGCCTCTGGAGTGCAGAAAATAAAGTTAAGTATATTTTTAGCTTTTATGCAATTATTGACTTAATGGCAATTTTGCCATTTTTCTTAGGAGCAGTGGATATTCGATTTATTCGTCTACTCCGATGGTTTCGGATTTTACGCTTAATCAGGTTTATAGATAGAAAATTTTTATTCGCTAGTATCAGTACCGAAGATGGTATGATTTTTTCGCGAATTTTATTTACGTTGTTTGCAATTATTTTTATTTACTCTGGTTTAATTTATCAAGTAGAACATCCTGTTAATCGTGAAAAATTTGGTACGTTTTTAGATGCATTCTATTTCTCAGTTGTCACAATGACAACAGTAGGGTTTGGTGATGTTATTCCAATTTCTGAATTAGGTCGCTTACTAACAGTATTAATGATATTGACAGGAATTGCGTTGATTCCTTGGCAAGTGGGAGATTTAATAAAGCGACTGGTTAAAACTGCCAATCAGGTAGAAATAGTTTGTTTAAATTGTGGTTTGGCTTACCACGATATAGATGCTGGCTTTTGTAAAAGGTGTGGGGCTAAATTGCCTACCAGCCGAGTGGAGTAA